A single window of Candidatus Poribacteria bacterium DNA harbors:
- a CDS encoding phytanoyl-CoA dioxygenase family protein: MDQALQDYLFDLQGYLILENAISKTDLDEMNAWIDAHWTYVEDPWEEETEDRRIPRWIGNIETHTYNIENGVNFQNIIEGGDVFQKLIDHPSWIGLVRKYVHEVNGLSIHENFLNVRGPGGFIHIHCGGHVPLSYLTFRQENTGEWMVGQINVLMALNDIGPGDGAPVLVPSSHKCTEIHPRLKVDGKGLVYDGVSGKPAGTAFATKEIYLKAGDVVMFTDAITHGSAERTNEGYRRSIVYRYSPRYVRERFDYPHSKELLARLTPDQRKIIQPTAPRRPPQVV; encoded by the coding sequence ATGGACCAAGCGTTACAAGATTATCTCTTCGACCTACAAGGCTATCTAATTTTAGAGAACGCAATCTCGAAAACCGATCTCGATGAAATGAACGCGTGGATTGATGCGCATTGGACTTACGTTGAAGATCCGTGGGAGGAAGAAACCGAGGACAGACGGATTCCACGCTGGATCGGAAACATCGAAACGCATACCTACAACATCGAGAACGGTGTGAATTTCCAGAATATCATTGAGGGTGGCGATGTTTTCCAGAAACTCATCGACCATCCGTCATGGATCGGTTTGGTGCGGAAATACGTCCACGAAGTCAATGGGCTTTCTATCCATGAGAATTTCCTTAACGTCCGCGGTCCCGGTGGTTTCATCCATATCCACTGTGGTGGACATGTCCCGCTGAGTTACCTCACCTTCCGACAGGAGAACACCGGCGAATGGATGGTAGGGCAGATTAACGTCCTGATGGCACTCAACGACATTGGACCCGGCGATGGCGCACCGGTGTTGGTGCCGAGTAGCCATAAATGCACAGAGATTCACCCGCGTTTGAAGGTCGATGGGAAAGGTTTGGTCTACGACGGTGTAAGCGGTAAACCCGCAGGGACAGCCTTTGCGACGAAGGAGATCTATCTCAAAGCAGGCGATGTCGTCATGTTCACGGATGCGATTACGCACGGGTCGGCAGAACGGACGAATGAGGGGTATCGACGATCTATCGTCTATCGCTATTCTCCGAGATATGTTCGTGAACGTTTTGACTATCCGCATTCAAAAGAATTGTTAGCACGGTTGACACCCGATCAACGCAAGATTATCCAACCGACAGCACCGCGTCGCCCGCCACAGGTTGTGTAA
- a CDS encoding amidohydrolase family protein — protein MEQFPIVDTHVHLWHPQQLRYPWLTEVPVLNRPYLLKDYNDASGELDIESIVFVQCDTHPDDGLKETAWVTDLATTVDPRIQGIVAWAPLEGGEQVAPFVEKLAENPFVKGIRRLIQSESVDFCVHPDFVNGVKTLSRYGLSFDICIFHPQLANAIRLVEQCPHVQFILDHIGKPDIKNQLFEPWKQEIQTLATFPNVHCKISGLVTEAALDVWTPADLQPYIEHVIACFGFNRVIYGSDWPVSTQASDYPRWVETLRAAVSGCSSEELDNLFRNNAIRFYRLDA, from the coding sequence ATGGAGCAATTCCCGATCGTTGACACGCATGTTCACCTATGGCATCCGCAACAGTTAAGATACCCCTGGCTCACGGAAGTCCCAGTCCTAAACAGACCTTATCTCCTAAAAGATTACAACGACGCGTCCGGTGAACTGGATATAGAATCCATCGTCTTCGTCCAATGCGACACACATCCCGATGACGGTTTGAAAGAGACGGCTTGGGTTACGGATCTCGCGACGACAGTAGACCCTCGGATTCAAGGCATTGTTGCGTGGGCACCGCTCGAAGGGGGAGAACAGGTGGCACCCTTTGTTGAAAAACTGGCAGAGAATCCATTCGTTAAAGGTATCCGTCGCCTCATTCAATCCGAAAGCGTGGATTTCTGTGTTCACCCCGACTTCGTGAATGGTGTTAAAACGCTTTCTCGGTACGGACTGAGTTTCGATATTTGTATCTTCCACCCGCAACTCGCCAATGCCATTCGGCTCGTGGAACAGTGTCCGCACGTCCAATTCATTTTAGACCACATCGGCAAACCCGACATCAAGAATCAACTTTTTGAGCCGTGGAAACAGGAGATCCAAACGCTTGCGACATTCCCGAATGTCCATTGCAAAATATCAGGTTTGGTAACGGAGGCAGCTCTCGACGTATGGACACCTGCGGATTTACAACCGTATATTGAACACGTTATCGCCTGCTTCGGGTTCAATCGCGTTATATACGGCAGCGATTGGCCCGTCTCCACGCAAGCCTCGGATTATCCACGGTGGGTAGAGACTTTGAGAGCGGCTGTATCCGGGTGCTCATCTGAAGAGTTAGATAATCTCTTCCGCAACAACGCCATCAGATTTTACCGACTTGACGCATAA
- a CDS encoding ThuA domain-containing protein, translated as MSKKSRIVMVAGSASHGGGAHEHPAGCAFLADQLNKAVDSVEVVVSQGWPEDPATFTDTDAIIVYSDGGAGHLSIPHLEQISGLVEQGIGLGMLHYAVEVPKGEPGDRFLEWIGGYFETHLSVNPYWTATFTGFPEHPTTHGIEPFSLEDEWYYHMRFRENMQGVTPVLSAIAPASTLERPDGPHSGNPHVRASVANGEPQHLGWCVERPDGGRGFGFTGGHLHRNWADDQLRKFILNGIVWTAKMEVPEDGISTPTPTEAELDAYL; from the coding sequence ATGTCAAAAAAATCTCGAATTGTTATGGTAGCAGGAAGTGCGAGTCATGGCGGTGGAGCGCATGAGCATCCCGCGGGGTGTGCCTTTCTCGCCGATCAGTTGAACAAGGCTGTGGACAGCGTGGAAGTCGTGGTCTCGCAGGGATGGCCCGAAGATCCAGCGACTTTCACCGATACAGATGCCATTATTGTTTACTCGGACGGTGGTGCTGGGCATCTTAGCATTCCACACCTTGAACAGATATCTGGACTGGTGGAACAGGGTATCGGACTTGGGATGTTACACTATGCTGTGGAAGTGCCGAAGGGGGAACCCGGGGATCGCTTCTTGGAGTGGATCGGCGGCTACTTTGAGACTCACCTTTCGGTCAATCCGTATTGGACAGCAACGTTTACCGGATTTCCTGAACACCCCACAACACACGGAATAGAGCCGTTTTCATTGGAAGACGAATGGTATTACCACATGCGGTTTCGTGAAAATATGCAGGGTGTGACACCTGTGTTGAGTGCCATCGCACCTGCTTCGACACTTGAGCGACCCGACGGACCGCATAGCGGGAATCCGCATGTGCGGGCATCGGTCGCAAACGGTGAGCCGCAGCACTTGGGATGGTGTGTGGAACGCCCAGATGGCGGACGTGGATTCGGATTTACCGGCGGACATCTCCATCGGAATTGGGCGGACGATCAACTTCGTAAATTCATTCTCAACGGTATCGTGTGGACAGCGAAGATGGAGGTCCCTGAGGACGGTATCTCTACACCGACGCCAACCGAAGCAGAATTGGATGCATATCTGTAG
- a CDS encoding ThuA domain-containing protein, translating to MAKKSRIVLVAGSGSRGSGAHEHPAGCAFLAEQLNKNVDGVAAEVSQGWPEDPAIFTDTDAIIVYSGGGEKHLSIPHLDRISELMAQGIGLAMLHFAVEVPKGKPGDCFLDWIGGYFEPGLSVNPYWIATFTEFSEHPITRGMEPFSLKDEWYYHMRFRENMRGVTPVLSAIAPASTLKRPDGPYSGNPQVRASVAKGERQHLGWCVERPDGGRGFGCTGGHYHQNWGNDQFRKLILNGIVWTAKMEVPEGGISTPTPTEMELEAYL from the coding sequence ATGGCAAAGAAATCTCGAATTGTTTTGGTGGCAGGAAGTGGAAGTCGTGGCAGTGGCGCGCATGAGCATCCCGCTGGGTGTGCCTTTCTTGCCGAGCAGTTAAACAAAAATGTCGACGGCGTAGCGGCAGAGGTCTCGCAGGGGTGGCCCGAAGATCCAGCGATTTTCACCGATACAGATGCTATTATTGTTTATTCAGGCGGTGGTGAAAAACATCTTAGCATCCCGCATCTTGATCGGATTAGTGAATTGATGGCACAGGGCATAGGACTCGCAATGTTACACTTTGCAGTCGAGGTGCCGAAGGGCAAGCCGGGTGATTGTTTCTTAGACTGGATCGGTGGTTACTTTGAACCCGGCCTTTCGGTGAATCCTTATTGGATAGCAACGTTTACTGAATTTTCTGAACACCCGATAACACGTGGAATGGAGCCATTTTCATTGAAAGATGAGTGGTATTATCACATGCGGTTTCGTGAAAATATGCGGGGCGTGACACCTGTGTTGAGTGCGATTGCACCTGCATCAACGCTCAAAAGACCCGATGGACCATACAGCGGCAATCCACAAGTCCGTGCTTCGGTTGCAAAGGGCGAACGACAGCACTTGGGGTGGTGCGTCGAACGTCCCGATGGCGGGCGTGGGTTCGGATGTACCGGTGGACATTACCATCAGAATTGGGGGAATGATCAATTCCGTAAGTTAATTCTCAACGGGATTGTCTGGACAGCAAAGATGGAAGTCCCTGAAGGAGGTATCTCCACGCCGACACCAACCGAAATGGAATTGGAGGCGTATCTGTAG
- a CDS encoding type II toxin-antitoxin system PemK/MazF family toxin — MLMPKRGEIWLADLGFAAKTRPVLVLSVPFSDSDYALLTIVPHTTNIRRSAFQVELSVSGLRPGAFNVQGLTAIPPSKFIRRLGTLRSTQMRLIEDTVKEWLGFQAFSERPSEN, encoded by the coding sequence ATGTTGATGCCTAAACGTGGTGAGATCTGGTTAGCCGACCTTGGATTCGCGGCAAAGACGCGACCTGTTCTGGTTTTAAGTGTGCCTTTTTCAGATTCGGATTATGCTTTACTAACGATTGTACCGCATACAACAAACATAAGACGCTCTGCCTTCCAAGTTGAGCTTTCTGTATCAGGTTTGAGACCTGGTGCTTTCAACGTTCAAGGACTTACGGCAATTCCACCGTCCAAGTTCATTCGCAGGTTGGGAACATTGCGGTCTACTCAAATGAGATTGATTGAAGATACAGTAAAGGAATGGTTGGGGTTTCAGGCTTTTTCTGAAAGGCCATCGGAAAATTAA